From one Sesamum indicum cultivar Zhongzhi No. 13 linkage group LG13, S_indicum_v1.0, whole genome shotgun sequence genomic stretch:
- the LOC105176028 gene encoding uncharacterized protein LOC105176028: protein MCITEEPKMIGEVVSVRELYSLLKKGAKMIVGEKQLDLDLVLVPLGMGTLLAYHFCLLYTIIRNPRRTVIGLNAESRRVWVFSLMADPLKNGVLAIQTIRNNIMASTLLATTAITLSSLISVYVSNRSSSTSLDMHGNRVSVLPSVKFFAILICFMVAFLCNLLSIRYYAHGSFLVTVPAFKDRKDAIEYVATNLNRGGFFWSLGLRAFYSAINICTGGIHDIDEPNINFKTTWVTSCFLEDVISGDGVMLNPTKVKAIRE from the exons ATGTGCATCACTGAAGAGCCAAAAATGATAGGTGAGGTAGTGAGTGTGAGGGAGCTGTACAGTTTGCTGAAGAAGGGTGCAAAAATGATAGTGGGGGAAAAGCAgttggatttggatttggtgCTGGTGCCTCTGGGCATGGGAACGCTGCTGGCCTACCATTTCTGCCTTCTCTACACCATAATACGAAATCCCAGAAGAACTGTGATTGGACTGAATGCTGAGAGCCGCCGCGTATGGGTCTTCTCCTTGATGGCT GATCCACTTAAAAACGGCGTATTGGCGATTCAGACGATACGTAACAATATAATGGCATCGACGCTTTTGGCAACAACAGCGATCACTCTCAGCTCGTTAATAAGTGTATACGTGAGCAACAGATCGAGCTCTACCTCCTTGGACATGCATGGAAATAGAGTTTCGGTCCTGCCTTCTGTGAAGTTCTTTGCTATCTTGATCTGCTTCATGGTCGCCTTTCTTTGCAACTTGTTGTCTATCAGGTACTACGCCCACGGCAGCTTTCTCGTCACGGTGCCTGCGTTCAAAGATCGAAAGGATGCTATCGAGTATGTGGCGACAAACCTGAACAGAGGAGGCTTCTTTTGGTCACTAGGACTCCGAGCATTCTACAGTGCC ATTAACATATGCACTGGTGGCATTCATGACATTGATGAGCCGAACATTAATTTCAAGACTACTTGGGTTACTTCTTG TTTTCTAGAAGATGTGATATCTGGAGATGGGGTTATGCTTAATCCTACAAAGGTGAAAGCTATTAGGGAATGA